One Myxococcus xanthus genomic region harbors:
- the era gene encoding GTPase Era, whose protein sequence is MAPPKTHRSGFAALIGRPNVGKSTLLNALTGEKIAIVSPKPQTTRNRILGVVTRPEGQVAFIDTPGIHQAKGELNRYMVEVALQAAEEVDLVLFLIEPPASEKPEVSPGNRAILDRLQKIGKPTFLVINKIDSVPKSQLLPLIDLYRQEFPFAEVVPISAREKDGVERLFHTVLGHLPEGENVFDEDMLTDQQERALVAEYIREQVLRHCRQEIPYSTAVVVDIFDESEREPRPGTPPNQLGGLIRIAASIFVERDSQKAIIIGKQGQMLKTIGTDARKSVQRLLGAHVYLDLRVRVEPRWSERPEGLKKLGYD, encoded by the coding sequence ATGGCCCCCCCCAAGACACACCGCAGCGGCTTCGCCGCTCTCATCGGGCGCCCCAACGTGGGCAAGAGCACGCTGCTCAATGCACTGACGGGCGAAAAAATCGCCATCGTCTCCCCCAAGCCCCAGACGACGCGCAACCGCATCCTCGGCGTCGTCACCCGTCCGGAAGGACAGGTGGCGTTCATCGACACGCCGGGCATCCACCAGGCCAAGGGCGAGCTGAACCGCTACATGGTCGAGGTGGCGCTCCAGGCGGCGGAGGAGGTGGACCTGGTCCTCTTCCTCATCGAGCCGCCAGCGAGCGAGAAGCCCGAGGTGAGCCCGGGCAACCGCGCCATCCTCGACCGGCTGCAGAAGATCGGCAAACCGACCTTCCTGGTCATCAACAAGATCGATAGCGTCCCCAAGTCGCAGCTCCTGCCGCTCATCGACCTGTACCGCCAGGAGTTCCCCTTCGCGGAGGTGGTCCCCATCTCCGCCCGGGAGAAGGACGGCGTGGAGCGGCTGTTCCACACCGTCCTGGGACACCTGCCGGAAGGCGAGAACGTCTTCGACGAGGATATGCTCACCGACCAGCAGGAGCGCGCGCTGGTGGCCGAGTACATCCGCGAGCAGGTGCTGCGGCACTGCCGCCAGGAGATTCCGTACTCCACGGCCGTGGTGGTGGACATCTTCGACGAATCCGAGCGCGAGCCCCGGCCGGGCACGCCGCCGAACCAACTGGGCGGGCTCATTCGCATCGCCGCGTCCATCTTCGTGGAGCGCGACAGCCAGAAGGCCATCATCATCGGCAAGCAGGGGCAGATGCTGAAGACCATTGGCACTGACGCGCGCAAGTCCGTGCAGCGGTTGCTGGGCGCGCATGTGTACCTGGACCTTCGCGTCCGCGTGGAGCCGCGCTGGAGCGAGCGCCCCGAAGGCCTCAAGAAGCTGGGATACGACTGA
- a CDS encoding YtxH domain-containing protein, translating into MFAAKKGKWMAKGIARSELYRKWLAHKLINDLPRVARNRWDDFEPDDVLRHVGLTTYKPARAGLGGLGIFLLGVAAGGVAALLLAPKTGTELRTTVKDKATAYMNKQNVNMGQERTANA; encoded by the coding sequence ATGTTCGCAGCGAAGAAAGGCAAGTGGATGGCCAAGGGAATCGCCCGGAGCGAGCTGTACCGCAAGTGGCTGGCCCATAAGCTCATCAATGACCTGCCGCGCGTGGCGCGGAACCGCTGGGATGACTTCGAGCCGGATGACGTGCTGCGGCATGTCGGATTGACCACCTACAAGCCGGCGCGCGCGGGCCTGGGCGGCCTGGGCATCTTCCTCCTCGGCGTGGCCGCGGGTGGCGTGGCGGCCCTGCTGCTGGCCCCGAAGACGGGCACCGAGCTGCGGACCACCGTGAAGGACAAGGCCACGGCCTACATGAACAAACAGAACGTCAACATGGGCCAGGAGCGCACCGCGAACGCCTGA
- the rnc gene encoding ribonuclease III — MMRLSGADKMSPSERVQLLESRLGLSFSRMETALEALTHKTYVNETRDKELKDNQRLEFLGDSVVNLAVSHRLMARCPGLPEGDLTKMRARVVNEDGLARVARTIPLGDLLLLGRGELMSGGREKNSVLADALEAVFGAVFLTSGLDAAVTLVDRYFADLLDEVSSGQGRLDYKTLLQEMAHERLKLQPRYRVVSESGPEHSKVFEVELMLGETAFARATGRSKKEAEQSAAQATLEKLREDAACPTSPPPGTPRHDTPA, encoded by the coding sequence GTGATGCGTTTGAGTGGTGCGGACAAGATGAGCCCGTCCGAGCGGGTGCAGTTGTTGGAGTCGCGGTTGGGGTTGAGCTTCTCCCGGATGGAGACGGCGCTGGAGGCCCTGACGCACAAGACGTACGTCAATGAGACGCGGGACAAGGAGCTGAAGGACAACCAGCGCCTGGAGTTCCTGGGCGACTCGGTGGTCAACCTGGCCGTCAGCCACCGGTTGATGGCGCGCTGCCCGGGGCTGCCCGAAGGCGACCTGACGAAGATGCGCGCCCGCGTCGTCAACGAGGACGGCCTGGCCCGCGTGGCCCGGACCATCCCGCTGGGCGACCTGCTGCTGCTGGGGCGGGGCGAGCTCATGTCCGGCGGCCGGGAGAAGAACTCCGTCCTGGCGGACGCGCTGGAGGCCGTCTTCGGCGCGGTGTTCCTCACCAGCGGCCTGGACGCCGCGGTGACGCTGGTGGACCGGTATTTCGCGGACCTGCTGGACGAGGTCTCCAGCGGCCAGGGGCGGCTCGACTACAAGACGCTGCTCCAGGAGATGGCCCACGAGCGGCTCAAGCTCCAGCCCCGCTACCGCGTCGTCTCGGAGTCCGGTCCGGAACACTCCAAGGTGTTCGAGGTGGAGCTGATGCTGGGGGAGACGGCCTTCGCCCGGGCCACCGGCCGGAGCAAGAAGGAGGCGGAGCAGTCCGCCGCGCAAGCGACGCTGGAGAAGCTGCGGGAAGACGCTGCGTGTCCCACCTCCCCCCCGCCCGGAACGCCGCGACACGACACCCCGGCGTGA
- a CDS encoding peptidylprolyl isomerase has translation MTGFVLGRAPTREGSMGLLDEARAGNDLYATFDTTQGQIVVKLFAKDAPKTVSSFVGLATGELPFQDPKTGEKTQRPYYDGIIFHRVIPGFMIQGGDPTGTGRGGPGFNVDDEYQSGRTFDKVGLLATANIGRPNTNGSQFFITTSKPTYLNNKHTIFGEVLSGYDVVEKIAGVPRDGDDRPRQPVVINKLTISTTQP, from the coding sequence ATGACCGGGTTCGTCCTCGGACGGGCCCCCACACGGGAGGGTAGCATGGGATTGTTGGACGAGGCCCGCGCGGGCAATGACCTTTACGCCACCTTCGACACCACGCAGGGGCAGATCGTGGTGAAGCTGTTCGCGAAGGATGCGCCGAAGACGGTGAGCAGCTTCGTGGGCCTGGCGACGGGCGAGCTGCCCTTCCAGGACCCGAAGACGGGTGAGAAGACGCAGCGCCCGTACTACGACGGCATCATCTTCCACCGCGTGATTCCGGGCTTCATGATTCAGGGCGGTGACCCCACGGGCACCGGCCGCGGCGGCCCGGGCTTCAACGTGGACGACGAGTACCAGAGCGGCCGGACCTTCGACAAAGTGGGTCTGCTGGCCACGGCGAACATCGGCCGCCCCAACACCAACGGCAGCCAGTTCTTCATCACCACGTCCAAGCCGACCTACCTCAACAACAAGCACACCATCTTCGGTGAGGTGCTCAGCGGCTACGATGTGGTGGAGAAGATCGCCGGCGTTCCGCGCGACGGGGATGACCGCCCCCGCCAGCCCGTGGTCATCAACAAGCTGACCATTTCGACGACCCAGCCGTAG
- a CDS encoding acyl-CoA dehydrogenase family protein encodes MDFDLPESHRALQSSIRDFCERRVKPYAREWDKDETFPMEVVRELGQLGVMGMLVAEEFGGAAMDSLAVAVAVEEIARYDGSLALTVASHNGLGTSHLRVFGSDAQRQKYLPKLATGEYLGAWGLTEPGSGSDASSMKTTAMRKGDGWVLNGAKMFITQGTVGDVFVVLAVTSPQKRQKGITAFLLEKGLPGFSQRAIHGKLGMRSSDTAELVLENVEVPDSARVGELDHGFIDTMKILDRGRITIGALAVGLGRGALEESIGYSRERTAFGQPISEFQGLRWMMADMKTELDAARLLVHRAAKLADEGKPYSREASMGKLFASEAAMRACNKAVQIHGGYGYTREFPVERYLRDAKLCEIGEGTSEIQRTIIARETFKGA; translated from the coding sequence ATGGATTTTGACCTTCCAGAAAGCCATCGCGCCCTCCAGTCCTCCATCCGTGACTTCTGCGAACGGCGGGTGAAGCCGTATGCCCGTGAGTGGGACAAGGACGAGACGTTCCCCATGGAAGTTGTCCGGGAGCTGGGGCAGCTCGGGGTGATGGGCATGCTCGTCGCCGAGGAGTTCGGCGGAGCGGCCATGGACTCGCTCGCCGTGGCGGTGGCGGTGGAAGAGATCGCCCGCTACGACGGCTCGCTGGCGCTGACGGTGGCCAGCCACAACGGCCTGGGCACCAGCCACCTGCGCGTCTTCGGTTCGGACGCGCAGCGCCAGAAGTACCTGCCCAAGCTGGCCACGGGTGAGTACCTGGGCGCATGGGGCCTGACGGAGCCGGGGTCCGGCTCGGACGCGTCGAGCATGAAGACCACGGCCATGCGCAAGGGCGACGGCTGGGTACTCAACGGCGCCAAGATGTTCATCACCCAGGGCACGGTGGGTGACGTGTTCGTGGTGCTGGCCGTCACCTCGCCGCAGAAGCGGCAGAAGGGCATCACCGCCTTCCTGCTGGAGAAGGGCCTGCCGGGCTTCAGCCAGCGCGCCATCCACGGGAAGCTGGGCATGCGCTCGTCGGACACGGCCGAGCTCGTCCTGGAGAACGTGGAGGTGCCGGACTCGGCGCGCGTGGGTGAGCTGGACCACGGCTTCATCGACACGATGAAGATCCTGGACCGCGGCCGCATCACCATCGGCGCGCTGGCGGTGGGTCTGGGCCGGGGCGCCCTGGAGGAGTCCATTGGCTACTCGCGCGAGCGCACCGCGTTCGGCCAGCCCATCAGCGAGTTCCAGGGACTGCGCTGGATGATGGCGGACATGAAGACGGAGCTGGACGCCGCCCGGCTCCTGGTCCACCGCGCTGCCAAGCTGGCCGACGAAGGCAAGCCGTACTCGCGCGAGGCCTCCATGGGGAAGCTGTTCGCCTCCGAGGCCGCCATGCGGGCTTGCAACAAGGCCGTGCAGATCCACGGTGGGTACGGTTACACCCGCGAATTCCCGGTCGAGCGCTACCTGCGCGACGCCAAGCTGTGTGAGATCGGCGAGGGAACCAGCGAGATCCAGCGTACAATCATCGCCCGGGAAACCTTCAAAGGGGCTTGA
- a CDS encoding peptidylprolyl isomerase — MPPASLRKTLALVTCLLAGSVLAADSGKWTRKAAAGKDLYATLQTSEGTIVVRLFAKDAPKTVANFVGLAAGEKAWRDPKTGKMSKEPLYDGTVFHRVIPGFMIQGGDPTGTGFGDPGYRFADEFQSGRTFDKVGLLAMANAGPNTNGSQFFITTSTPGHLAGKHTIFGEVLSGYDVVEKISNRPRDNRDRPRTAVVLTRVVLGDKAPAGVTAPAASKGAAPKKDAGAKTVSPRP, encoded by the coding sequence ATGCCCCCCGCCTCCCTCCGAAAGACGCTCGCGCTGGTGACCTGCCTGCTGGCGGGCTCCGTCCTCGCCGCTGATTCCGGCAAATGGACCCGGAAGGCCGCGGCCGGCAAGGACCTCTACGCCACGCTCCAGACGAGCGAGGGCACCATCGTCGTCCGGCTCTTCGCCAAGGACGCGCCCAAGACGGTGGCCAACTTCGTGGGCCTGGCCGCCGGTGAGAAGGCATGGCGGGACCCGAAGACGGGGAAGATGTCGAAGGAGCCGCTGTATGACGGCACGGTGTTCCACCGCGTGATTCCGGGCTTCATGATTCAGGGCGGGGACCCCACGGGCACCGGCTTCGGCGATCCGGGCTACCGCTTCGCGGACGAGTTCCAGAGCGGCCGCACGTTCGACAAGGTGGGCCTGCTGGCCATGGCCAACGCGGGGCCCAACACCAACGGCAGCCAGTTCTTCATCACCACCTCCACGCCCGGACACCTCGCCGGCAAGCACACCATCTTCGGTGAGGTGCTCAGCGGCTATGACGTGGTGGAGAAGATCAGCAATCGTCCTCGGGACAACCGGGACCGCCCGCGCACCGCGGTGGTGCTCACCCGCGTGGTGCTGGGCGACAAGGCTCCCGCGGGCGTGACGGCCCCCGCGGCGAGCAAGGGAGCGGCGCCCAAGAAGGACGCGGGCGCGAAGACGGTTTCACCAAGGCCGTGA
- a CDS encoding acyl-CoA carboxylase subunit beta gives MSQDSRLLEKIAQVEKGGAQKYHAKNAEAGKLFARERIRLLVDEGSFVEDAKLANNLDPDLPSDGVVIGVGKVAGRTVAIMANDSTVKAGSWGARTVEKILRIQETARDLRCPLFYLVDSAGARITDQVEMFPGRRGAGRIFYNEVHMSGFVPQVCLLFGPSAAGGAYIPAFCDLVIMVEGNASMYLGSPRMAEMVIGEKVTLEEMGGAKMHCSISGVGDVLVKTEQEAIEAAKKYIGYFPENFSQAPPRAEPKAPKAGGKKVEEIVPVDQNKPFNMHELINELIDEGSWFEVKKLFAQELVTGLARIDGRPVGIVANQPKYKGGVLFVDSADKAARFIWLCDAFNIPLLYLADVPGFMIGTKVERAGIIRAGAKMISAVSEASVPRICVVVRKAYGAGLYAMSGPGFAPDATIALPGAMIAVMGPEAAVNAVYYNKIQELPEAERPAYVQKLRDEYKQDVDIYKLASELVIDDIVPGDRLRQELTQRYSVYSQRHQPRAEKKHGVYPV, from the coding sequence ATGTCCCAAGACTCGAGACTGCTGGAGAAGATCGCCCAGGTGGAGAAGGGTGGCGCGCAGAAGTACCACGCCAAGAACGCGGAGGCGGGCAAGCTCTTCGCCCGCGAGCGCATCCGTCTGCTGGTGGATGAAGGCTCCTTCGTGGAGGACGCGAAGCTCGCCAACAACCTGGACCCGGACCTGCCCTCGGATGGTGTCGTCATCGGCGTGGGCAAGGTGGCCGGGCGCACCGTGGCCATCATGGCCAACGACTCCACGGTGAAGGCCGGGAGCTGGGGCGCCCGCACGGTGGAGAAGATCCTCCGCATCCAGGAGACGGCCCGAGACCTGCGCTGCCCGCTGTTCTACCTGGTGGACTCCGCCGGTGCCCGCATCACCGACCAGGTGGAGATGTTCCCCGGGCGGCGGGGCGCCGGCCGCATCTTCTACAACGAGGTGCACATGTCCGGCTTCGTGCCGCAGGTGTGCCTGCTCTTCGGCCCGTCCGCCGCCGGTGGCGCGTACATCCCCGCGTTCTGCGACCTGGTCATCATGGTGGAAGGCAATGCCTCCATGTACCTGGGCAGCCCGCGCATGGCGGAGATGGTCATCGGCGAGAAGGTCACCCTGGAGGAGATGGGTGGCGCGAAGATGCACTGCTCCATCTCCGGCGTCGGCGACGTGCTGGTGAAGACGGAGCAGGAGGCCATCGAGGCGGCGAAGAAGTACATCGGCTACTTCCCGGAGAACTTCTCCCAGGCGCCGCCGCGCGCCGAGCCCAAGGCCCCCAAGGCCGGCGGCAAGAAGGTGGAAGAGATTGTCCCTGTCGACCAGAACAAGCCCTTCAACATGCATGAGCTCATCAACGAGCTCATCGACGAGGGGAGCTGGTTCGAGGTGAAGAAGCTCTTCGCCCAGGAGCTCGTCACGGGACTGGCTCGCATCGACGGCCGCCCGGTGGGCATCGTCGCCAACCAGCCCAAGTACAAGGGCGGCGTGCTGTTCGTGGACAGCGCGGACAAGGCGGCCCGCTTCATCTGGCTGTGTGATGCCTTCAACATCCCGCTGCTCTATCTGGCGGACGTGCCGGGCTTCATGATTGGCACCAAGGTGGAGCGCGCGGGTATCATCCGCGCCGGCGCGAAGATGATCTCCGCGGTGTCCGAGGCCAGCGTGCCGCGCATCTGCGTGGTGGTCCGCAAGGCCTACGGCGCCGGCCTCTACGCCATGAGCGGCCCCGGCTTCGCCCCGGACGCCACCATCGCGCTGCCCGGAGCGATGATCGCCGTCATGGGCCCGGAGGCGGCGGTGAACGCTGTCTACTACAACAAGATCCAGGAGCTGCCGGAGGCCGAGCGGCCCGCCTACGTCCAGAAGCTGCGCGACGAGTACAAGCAGGACGTGGACATCTACAAGCTGGCCAGCGAGCTGGTCATCGACGACATCGTCCCGGGTGACCGGCTGCGTCAAGAGCTCACCCAGCGCTACAGCGTCTACTCCCAGCGGCATCAGCCCCGTGCGGAAAAGAAACACGGTGTCTATCCGGTTTGA
- a CDS encoding enoyl-CoA hydratase-related protein, producing the protein MPEFKVDARGPIEIWTIDGESRRNAISRAMLKELGELVTRVSSSRDVRAVVITGAGDKAFCAGADLKERATMAEDEVRAFLDGLRRTFRAIEKSDCVFIAAINGAALGGGTELALACDLRVAAPAAELGLTEVKLGIIPGGGGTQRLARLVGPGRAKDLILTARRINAAEAFSVGLANRLAPEGHLLAVAYGLAESVVENAPIAVATAKHAIDEGTGLELDDALALELRKYEEILKTEDRLEGLRAFAEKRAPVYKGR; encoded by the coding sequence ATGCCGGAATTCAAGGTCGACGCACGCGGTCCCATCGAAATCTGGACCATCGACGGCGAGAGCCGCCGCAATGCCATCAGCCGCGCCATGCTGAAGGAGTTGGGCGAGCTGGTGACCCGCGTGTCTTCCAGCCGTGACGTGCGCGCCGTCGTCATCACCGGCGCGGGCGACAAGGCCTTCTGCGCCGGCGCCGACCTGAAGGAGCGCGCCACCATGGCCGAGGACGAGGTCCGCGCCTTCCTGGACGGGCTGCGCCGCACCTTCCGCGCGATCGAGAAGAGCGACTGCGTCTTCATCGCCGCCATCAACGGCGCGGCCTTGGGCGGTGGCACAGAGCTGGCGCTCGCGTGTGATTTGCGCGTGGCCGCCCCGGCCGCGGAGCTGGGTCTCACCGAGGTGAAGCTGGGCATCATCCCCGGCGGCGGAGGCACGCAGCGCCTGGCGCGCCTGGTGGGCCCGGGCCGCGCGAAGGACCTCATCCTCACCGCCCGCCGCATCAACGCCGCAGAGGCCTTCAGCGTGGGCCTGGCGAACCGATTGGCGCCGGAGGGGCACCTGCTGGCCGTGGCGTACGGGTTGGCGGAGTCGGTGGTGGAGAACGCGCCCATCGCCGTGGCCACGGCCAAGCACGCCATCGACGAGGGCACGGGCCTGGAGCTGGACGATGCGCTGGCGCTGGAGCTGCGCAAGTACGAGGAGATTCTCAAGACGGAGGACCGCCTGGAGGGCCTGCGCGCCTTCGCGGAGAAGCGCGCGCCCGTCTACAAGGGCCGCTAG
- a CDS encoding methyl-accepting chemotaxis protein, with translation MNVSLDADVLARRSQSLFDTHQVALSRRTDRMFAVLMGLQWVGGLVVALALSPRTWSGTSSQVHPHVWAAAGLGALLASLPVAMAWALPGREVTRFVIATAQALVSGLLIHLTDGRIETHFHIFGSLALLAMYRDARVLFLYSALVAVDHLLRGQYWPLSIFGVESASAWRAWEHIGWVVFENVFLLIGGRGAVKDARALAARQAWLELSQGEVRTRVVEPLVDSARALTEATHSLVSSTDDQRAMLARQSAALTDTQVATNEMQRASSTASHQADAILASTLQAGDVGADAEAMLGQSMEGLEAIRAQVMEMAGLLRGLDGQARQLSSVTLAVKDLADQSHMVAVNAAIEAARAGVHGKGFAVVATEMRRLAQQSVRAAGQVSGILDTAHQSIQHVVELSLVGAERMARDIEVVRASGERLRGLSTVLRTSTEGVQQISVAVARQAAGVARISGAVDELSAMMKQTLGRVEQTTTAAQTLRVVTGRVHGVIDTYQGTRTDEVPPANDAGRVIAFRRDA, from the coding sequence ATGAACGTCTCGCTCGATGCCGACGTCCTCGCGAGACGTTCGCAATCCCTGTTCGACACCCACCAGGTGGCGCTGAGCCGTCGCACGGACCGGATGTTCGCCGTGCTGATGGGGCTCCAGTGGGTTGGCGGGCTGGTGGTGGCCCTGGCGCTGTCCCCCCGCACGTGGAGTGGGACGTCCAGTCAGGTCCATCCACACGTCTGGGCGGCGGCCGGCCTGGGAGCCCTCCTGGCGAGCCTGCCGGTGGCCATGGCGTGGGCGTTGCCGGGTCGGGAGGTCACGCGCTTCGTCATCGCCACGGCGCAGGCATTGGTGTCCGGGCTGCTCATCCATCTGACGGACGGGCGCATCGAGACGCACTTCCACATCTTCGGGTCCCTGGCGCTGCTGGCCATGTACCGGGACGCGCGGGTGCTGTTCCTCTACTCGGCGCTGGTGGCGGTGGACCACCTGCTTCGCGGCCAGTACTGGCCCCTGTCCATCTTCGGCGTGGAGTCCGCCAGTGCCTGGCGCGCGTGGGAGCACATCGGCTGGGTGGTGTTCGAGAACGTGTTCCTCCTGATTGGCGGGCGAGGCGCGGTGAAGGATGCCCGGGCGCTGGCGGCGCGACAGGCCTGGTTGGAGTTGTCTCAGGGAGAGGTTCGCACGCGCGTGGTGGAGCCGCTGGTGGACTCGGCGCGGGCGCTGACGGAGGCGACCCATTCGCTCGTGTCGAGCACGGATGACCAGCGCGCGATGCTGGCGCGCCAGTCCGCGGCGCTCACGGATACGCAGGTGGCGACGAACGAGATGCAGCGGGCGTCTTCCACGGCCTCTCATCAGGCGGATGCCATCCTCGCCTCCACGCTCCAGGCGGGGGACGTGGGGGCTGACGCCGAGGCCATGCTGGGCCAGAGCATGGAGGGCCTGGAGGCCATTCGCGCACAGGTGATGGAGATGGCCGGGCTCCTGCGTGGATTGGACGGCCAGGCGCGGCAGCTCTCGAGCGTCACCCTGGCGGTGAAGGACCTGGCGGACCAGTCCCACATGGTGGCGGTGAACGCGGCCATCGAGGCGGCGCGCGCGGGAGTGCACGGCAAGGGCTTCGCGGTGGTGGCCACGGAGATGCGGCGGCTCGCGCAGCAGTCCGTCCGGGCGGCGGGGCAGGTGAGCGGCATCCTGGACACCGCGCACCAGTCGATCCAGCACGTCGTGGAGCTCTCCCTGGTGGGGGCGGAGCGGATGGCGCGGGACATCGAGGTGGTGCGCGCGTCGGGAGAGCGCCTGCGGGGGCTGTCCACCGTGCTGCGCACCAGCACGGAGGGCGTGCAGCAGATTTCAGTGGCGGTGGCGCGACAGGCCGCGGGCGTGGCGCGGATCTCCGGCGCGGTGGATGAGCTGTCCGCGATGATGAAACAGACGCTGGGGCGTGTCGAACAGACGACCACCGCCGCCCAGACGCTTCGCGTGGTGACGGGCCGTGTCCATGGCGTCATCGACACCTATCAAGGCACCAGGACGGATGAGGTGCCGCCAGCGAACGATGCGGGCCGGGTGATTGCGTTCAGACGGGACGCTTAA
- a CDS encoding TIM44-like domain-containing protein, whose amino-acid sequence MATPLRSISHRLSRWAPWLPAIAYVALLLPLEALGRGGGGEHYSRPSSGNGGGRGGGDGDGVALWVVYQLFSLVFRYPKVMLPLLCIGGIVYWLYRRNLHPDATTRKALEQREAYQRTQVSQRDVQGWVNALKLKDPAFELEPMLDKTKWLFMELQQAWFLRDMTPVRPFLSDATFQRFGVQLELMRAQGVRDAITDFEVLDLQLIGLDQSQWFDSIHVRVHARMRDTDVPVSFSDAQATEAARKVPSEAFTEVWTFVRKPGAQTRIGADLFQGKCPNCGAPFNGGAANSCEFCGAVVNSGNYDWTLSEITQGIEHAPYHKTVDGLMQARESDPALNLEMLEDRASLLFWKWIDAQSRGDTKPLAKVARTDTVQRLETELEGLRRQGFRRVFLECAVGSADVRAFQVDPQGQDVAHVEIRWSARMGVGPASERPRSLPTVPQRYIFTLTRKHGAQTNTANGMSTNRCPQCNAPLTNSAATDCEYCGTPLATGERDWVLAAARTFEAWNAAEDARFRALPPRQSAPQQRMGGHDHTPQPEDAVMDVQERQRLLYMMAAIAAADGEVTSAERKLLKLCSERWGVVWDNVELALSMGPQLFDRLVEKGSPEAEVFLRNIVEMALVDGRIDRKERRMLVSAAAHLGLQDRLESMLDGH is encoded by the coding sequence ATGGCCACGCCTCTGCGCTCCATCTCGCACCGACTCTCCCGGTGGGCCCCCTGGCTGCCCGCCATCGCCTACGTGGCGCTCCTGCTTCCGCTCGAAGCCTTGGGACGCGGAGGTGGCGGCGAGCACTACTCCCGCCCCTCGTCCGGCAACGGTGGTGGCCGCGGCGGCGGCGACGGGGACGGCGTCGCGCTCTGGGTCGTCTACCAGCTCTTCAGCCTGGTCTTCCGCTACCCCAAGGTCATGCTGCCGCTGCTCTGCATTGGCGGCATCGTATACTGGCTGTACCGCCGCAACCTGCACCCGGACGCCACCACCCGGAAGGCCCTGGAGCAGCGCGAGGCGTATCAGCGCACCCAGGTGTCCCAGCGTGACGTGCAAGGCTGGGTGAACGCCCTGAAGCTGAAGGACCCCGCTTTCGAGCTGGAGCCGATGCTCGACAAGACGAAGTGGCTGTTCATGGAGCTGCAGCAGGCGTGGTTCCTCCGGGACATGACGCCGGTGCGGCCCTTCCTGTCGGACGCCACCTTCCAGCGCTTCGGCGTGCAACTGGAGCTCATGCGCGCGCAGGGCGTGCGGGACGCCATCACCGACTTCGAGGTGCTGGACCTCCAGCTCATCGGCCTGGACCAGAGCCAGTGGTTCGACAGCATCCACGTCCGTGTCCACGCGCGGATGCGAGACACCGACGTGCCCGTGTCCTTCAGCGACGCGCAGGCCACCGAGGCCGCGCGCAAGGTCCCCAGCGAGGCCTTCACGGAGGTCTGGACCTTCGTGCGCAAGCCGGGGGCGCAGACGCGCATCGGCGCGGACCTGTTCCAGGGCAAGTGCCCCAACTGCGGCGCGCCGTTCAACGGTGGCGCGGCCAATAGCTGCGAGTTCTGCGGCGCGGTGGTGAACTCGGGTAACTACGACTGGACGCTGTCCGAAATCACGCAGGGCATCGAGCACGCGCCGTACCACAAGACGGTGGACGGGCTGATGCAGGCACGTGAGTCGGACCCGGCGCTCAACCTGGAGATGCTGGAGGACCGCGCGTCGCTGCTGTTCTGGAAGTGGATTGACGCGCAGAGCCGCGGCGACACGAAGCCGCTGGCCAAGGTGGCCCGGACGGACACCGTGCAACGGCTGGAAACGGAGCTGGAGGGCCTGCGACGCCAGGGGTTCCGCCGCGTGTTCCTGGAGTGCGCCGTGGGCTCCGCGGACGTGCGTGCGTTCCAGGTGGACCCACAGGGCCAGGACGTGGCGCACGTGGAGATTCGCTGGAGCGCGCGCATGGGCGTGGGTCCCGCCAGCGAGCGGCCCCGCTCCCTGCCCACCGTGCCCCAGCGCTACATCTTCACGCTGACGCGCAAGCACGGCGCGCAGACGAATACCGCCAACGGCATGTCCACGAACCGGTGCCCACAGTGCAACGCGCCGCTGACGAACAGCGCCGCCACGGACTGCGAATACTGCGGCACGCCGCTGGCCACCGGTGAGCGGGATTGGGTGCTCGCGGCGGCGCGCACGTTCGAGGCGTGGAACGCGGCCGAGGACGCGCGGTTCCGGGCCCTCCCTCCACGCCAGTCCGCGCCGCAACAGCGCATGGGTGGCCATGACCACACGCCGCAGCCCGAGGACGCGGTGATGGACGTCCAGGAGCGGCAGCGCCTGCTGTACATGATGGCCGCCATCGCCGCCGCCGACGGCGAGGTGACGTCCGCGGAGCGCAAGCTGCTGAAGCTGTGCTCGGAGCGCTGGGGCGTGGTGTGGGACAACGTGGAGCTGGCGCTGAGCATGGGGCCACAGCTCTTCGACCGCCTCGTGGAGAAGGGCAGCCCCGAAGCGGAGGTGTTCCTGCGCAACATCGTGGAGATGGCGCTGGTGGACGGCCGCATCGACCGCAAGGAGCGGCGGATGCTGGTGAGTGCAGCCGCCCACCTCGGACTTCAGGACCGGCTGGAGTCCATGCTCGACGGACACTGA